One Paenibacillus riograndensis SBR5 DNA segment encodes these proteins:
- a CDS encoding glycosyltransferase family 39 protein — translation MKWVKKLGSDVILLGVLLLAAFLYGYGIWNDQYANTYYTTAVGSMLQSFHNFFFASLDSAGSVTVDKPPVTFWIQTLSALIFGLHGWSVILPQVIGGMGSVLLVYLLVKPTFGRAAARLAALAMATTPVAAAVSRTNNIDAMLVFTLLLAAWFLFKGTKRNTTGSLLAAFALIGVGFNEKMLQAYMVLPAFYLFYLLAAKVNWKKKTGVLAACTAVLLVVSLSWAVIVDSIPASKRPYMGSSGTNSVLNLAFGYNGVARLTGDRSTGGSGGGGFPGGGGGGMIGGGEMPFWNGGEMPAMNGTGGQDGRGGTGTMNGTDGQAQGQLPGGAGGEQADGGPDGRGQASGGGGMQGQMPGGRADGEGGQGGDRQFNFGQGGRGGMNGGGMFNTGTAGPLRLFQSALSGQASWLLPFLLFGCIGIFASLRRRNFTQEHKEAIFWLAWLVPVMGFFSIAGFFHQYYLIMMAPPIAALAGSGWLRLWTYYKERAVWLSWLLPVATLATAVFQWYIIHPYDSTVGSGWSIGVLAGGIAVTVLLLALRIFKGQRQRFVHASAVLGLLVLLVGPLYWALTPITYGSNSMTPAAGPDSRSGFGGMGGGGRNGTTGVNEKLLAYLKEHNTGEKYLFAAMDYGTAGPYIIDNNEPVVILNGFNNSDVPYTTETLKALVASGKVKYFLVTTGGMGGGGGRGGNSEITNWITENGTAVPAEEWQGTVTGGNEGTLYEVTVQ, via the coding sequence ATGAAATGGGTAAAAAAGCTGGGTTCCGATGTTATACTGCTGGGCGTACTGCTGCTTGCAGCCTTTCTGTATGGCTATGGAATCTGGAATGATCAATACGCAAATACCTACTATACGACTGCGGTGGGAAGTATGCTCCAGAGCTTCCATAACTTCTTCTTCGCCTCACTGGACTCGGCGGGTTCGGTAACGGTTGATAAGCCGCCGGTTACCTTCTGGATTCAGACGCTCAGCGCGCTGATCTTCGGACTGCATGGCTGGAGCGTGATCCTGCCCCAGGTGATTGGCGGCATGGGTTCGGTGCTGCTCGTATACCTGCTGGTGAAGCCAACCTTTGGCCGCGCGGCAGCGCGTCTCGCAGCCTTGGCAATGGCGACCACACCTGTGGCTGCCGCCGTGAGCAGAACGAACAATATCGATGCCATGCTGGTGTTCACGCTATTGCTGGCGGCATGGTTTCTCTTCAAGGGGACGAAGCGAAACACAACGGGCAGCCTTCTAGCTGCATTTGCTCTAATCGGCGTTGGCTTCAACGAGAAGATGCTGCAGGCATATATGGTACTTCCGGCATTTTATCTCTTTTATCTACTGGCAGCCAAAGTGAACTGGAAGAAAAAAACCGGCGTGCTTGCTGCCTGCACCGCAGTACTGCTGGTAGTTTCGTTGTCCTGGGCGGTTATCGTGGATTCGATCCCGGCCAGCAAACGGCCTTACATGGGCAGCAGCGGCACCAACTCTGTGCTCAATTTGGCTTTTGGCTACAACGGGGTAGCGCGCCTGACCGGCGACCGCAGCACGGGAGGCAGCGGTGGAGGCGGCTTCCCTGGCGGCGGAGGTGGCGGAATGATCGGCGGAGGTGAAATGCCATTCTGGAATGGCGGGGAAATGCCGGCCATGAACGGAACAGGCGGTCAAGACGGCCGAGGCGGCACGGGAACAATGAACGGAACAGACGGTCAGGCCCAAGGGCAGCTGCCGGGAGGCGCTGGAGGCGAACAGGCAGACGGAGGCCCGGATGGCCGCGGCCAGGCTTCAGGTGGCGGCGGGATGCAGGGGCAGATGCCGGGAGGCAGAGCGGACGGTGAAGGCGGGCAGGGCGGAGACCGCCAATTCAACTTCGGCCAGGGCGGCCGGGGCGGGATGAACGGCGGCGGAATGTTCAATACAGGCACAGCCGGTCCGCTGCGCTTGTTCCAATCGGCGTTGTCCGGTCAGGCCAGTTGGCTGCTGCCCTTCCTGCTGTTTGGCTGCATCGGGATTTTTGCCAGCCTGCGCAGACGGAATTTTACCCAAGAGCATAAAGAAGCGATATTCTGGCTGGCCTGGCTGGTACCTGTTATGGGATTCTTCAGCATCGCCGGGTTCTTCCATCAGTACTACCTGATTATGATGGCTCCGCCGATCGCGGCACTGGCCGGCTCCGGCTGGCTCCGGCTCTGGACTTATTATAAGGAACGTGCAGTCTGGCTGTCCTGGCTGCTTCCGGTGGCCACGCTTGCTACAGCGGTCTTCCAGTGGTACATCATTCATCCGTATGACAGTACCGTTGGCAGCGGTTGGTCCATAGGTGTCCTGGCTGGAGGGATTGCAGTTACTGTGCTGCTGCTGGCGCTGCGGATATTCAAAGGGCAGCGGCAGCGGTTCGTACATGCCTCCGCTGTACTTGGGCTATTGGTGCTGCTGGTCGGACCGCTGTACTGGGCGCTTACGCCAATTACCTACGGCTCGAACAGCATGACACCGGCGGCAGGTCCGGACAGCAGAAGCGGCTTTGGCGGCATGGGCGGGGGCGGCAGAAACGGCACCACGGGTGTCAACGAGAAGCTGCTGGCCTACCTGAAGGAGCATAATACCGGCGAGAAATATTTGTTCGCTGCCATGGATTACGGAACGGCAGGCCCTTATATTATTGACAACAATGAGCCGGTCGTGATTCTGAACGGATTCAACAACTCGGACGTGCCCTATACCACTGAAACGCTGAAGGCCCTCGTGGCGAGCGGCAAAGTGAAATACTTCCTCGTGACTACCGGCGGCATGGGCGGTGGCGGCGGACGCGGAGGCAATTCTGAAATTACCAACTGGATTACCGAGAATGGGACAGCAGTTCCGGCTGAAGAATGGCAGGGCACAGTGACAGGCGGCAACGAAGGAACCTTGTATGAGGTGACTGTTCAGTAA
- a CDS encoding glycosyltransferase family 2 protein translates to MSTHVRYSVIIPMYNEEAVIQETYRRIKKVMGTTGEAYELLFVNDGSTDNCAQMIEEYTYWDESVKLIDLSRNFGHQIAITAGMDYSLGDAVVIIDADLQDPPELILDMIREWKNGYEVVYAKRIKRNGESLFKKWTASLFYRVLRYSTDISIPVDTGDFRLIDRKVCEELKRLPEKNRFVRGLVSWVGFRQKAIEYERDERLAGETKYPLKRMIKLSLDGITSFSYKPLKLAGYLGGLLSGAGFLYLMYVLYLALFTDAAVKGWASMIGITLTFNGFVLIILGILGEYVGRIYDETKGRPLYIVQEFYSGRKQQSAAEQRVAQLNKS, encoded by the coding sequence ATGAGTACACACGTGCGCTATTCCGTAATTATACCGATGTATAACGAAGAGGCTGTGATTCAGGAGACGTACCGGCGGATCAAAAAAGTGATGGGGACGACGGGAGAGGCTTATGAGCTGCTCTTCGTCAATGACGGGAGTACGGACAACTGTGCGCAGATGATTGAGGAGTACACCTACTGGGATGAGAGTGTGAAGCTGATTGATCTGTCCCGCAACTTCGGCCATCAGATTGCTATAACCGCCGGTATGGATTATTCGCTGGGGGATGCGGTGGTCATCATCGATGCCGATCTGCAGGACCCGCCGGAACTGATTCTGGATATGATCCGCGAGTGGAAAAACGGCTATGAGGTTGTGTACGCCAAACGGATCAAGCGGAACGGCGAATCCCTTTTCAAAAAGTGGACAGCAAGCCTCTTCTACCGGGTGCTGCGTTATTCCACGGACATTTCGATTCCGGTAGATACCGGTGATTTCCGTCTCATTGACCGCAAGGTGTGTGAGGAACTGAAACGGCTCCCGGAGAAAAACCGCTTCGTGCGCGGACTGGTCAGCTGGGTCGGCTTCCGCCAGAAGGCTATCGAATATGAACGTGACGAACGGCTCGCCGGGGAGACGAAATATCCCTTGAAGCGCATGATCAAGCTGTCGCTGGATGGAATCACCTCCTTTTCCTACAAGCCGCTGAAGCTGGCGGGCTATCTGGGAGGACTCCTCTCGGGAGCCGGATTTTTGTACCTTATGTACGTGCTGTATCTGGCGCTGTTTACGGACGCAGCCGTTAAGGGCTGGGCCTCGATGATTGGCATTACTCTAACGTTCAACGGATTTGTGCTGATTATCCTGGGCATCCTGGGCGAGTATGTCGGCCGGATCTATGATGAGACGAAAGGGCGCCCGCTCTACATTGTCCAGGAATTTTACAGCGGCAGGAAGCAGCAAAGTGCAGCCGAGCAGAGAGTAGCGCAGCTTAATAAATCATAA
- the galU gene encoding UTP--glucose-1-phosphate uridylyltransferase GalU, with translation MKIRKAVIPAAGLGTRFLPATKAQPKEMLPIVDKPAIQYIVEEAVRSGIESIIIVTGRNKKSIEDHFDKSVELEQTLLEKEKLDLLREVQAISGLAGIHYIRQKEPLGLGHAISCAEQFIGGEPFAVLLGDDIMVSEPPALLQMMKLYEQSEQTIVGVQPVPRAEVSKYGIIASGGAVRGVHVVSGLVEKPSPQAAPSTNAIMGRYILKPSIFSVLSKLERGAGGEYQLTDALHEVCRNEGLLALDLQGKRYDIGDKFGYIQATLEMGLEREELRPQLVPYLRGLLGSLEDGTESLCVPQTQSGLSLLNQ, from the coding sequence GTGAAAATCAGAAAAGCCGTGATTCCCGCCGCAGGCCTCGGCACGCGTTTCCTGCCAGCCACCAAAGCCCAGCCGAAGGAAATGCTGCCCATAGTAGACAAGCCGGCGATACAATATATTGTGGAGGAAGCGGTGCGCTCCGGCATTGAGAGCATCATTATCGTGACCGGCCGCAACAAGAAGTCGATTGAGGATCATTTTGACAAGTCGGTAGAGCTGGAGCAGACCCTGTTGGAAAAAGAGAAACTCGACTTGCTCCGTGAAGTGCAGGCCATCAGCGGACTGGCGGGTATTCATTATATCCGGCAAAAGGAGCCGCTTGGCCTGGGACATGCAATCTCCTGCGCGGAGCAGTTTATCGGCGGCGAGCCGTTCGCGGTCCTGCTTGGCGATGATATCATGGTCTCCGAGCCGCCAGCGCTGCTGCAGATGATGAAGCTATACGAGCAGTCCGAACAGACGATAGTTGGTGTGCAGCCGGTGCCAAGGGCAGAGGTGAGCAAGTATGGAATTATTGCTTCAGGCGGCGCGGTGAGGGGCGTACATGTGGTGAGCGGGCTGGTGGAAAAGCCTTCGCCGCAGGCTGCGCCTTCGACGAATGCCATCATGGGACGTTATATCCTGAAGCCTTCTATCTTCTCTGTGCTCAGTAAGCTTGAGCGCGGAGCCGGCGGCGAATATCAGCTGACAGATGCGCTGCATGAGGTATGCCGGAATGAGGGGCTGCTGGCCCTTGATCTGCAGGGCAAACGCTATGATATCGGCGACAAATTCGGCTATATTCAGGCTACGCTGGAGATGGGCCTGGAGCGTGAAGAGCTGCGCCCGCAGCTCGTGCCATATCTGAGGGGGCTGCTTGGCAGCTTGGAAGACGGAACAGAATCCTTGTGTGTACCGCAGACTCAATCTGGATTGAGCTTGTTAAACCAGTGA
- a CDS encoding transposase — MYSIRQEELFSFEDLLLMRPEDKYSQIFEHLNLAPVLHALGKKNNRGRPEELNVPAMIYSLLIAKMEGIEFVSALVRRLRFSEEFRVQCRFTGSNRIPSEASYSRLIHVLEQTGMLEDLQDTLVLSALEEEFVTGMHLALDSSIVEAWDSLFSEAASKRRAARRAKKPSDAPVAQQLQLELTEPESEPVDERPKKPVYPPGRPSAEEKERRRKEREAYEESLGPFEKTIEQMLPYTYDELLAALPRHAARCDKKNAKGRLTSYYGFKANLLVDADCQYILSGLWSSANLNDQRMAVILLKGLLLKFPRLNVKHVLGDKGYDSAAIYQLIHSLGAYPTIPMIHHKEPPKGMNSDYNPVCSQGHTYRYDSFDAKYETLKYTQPSQCKDCPLSGSGCQKVFKIRIQTDLRKHTYPARGSESFTELYKKRTAVERVFAYLKEYFGMKRTRHRGVRARVDFQLSTLAYNLSKFALDKLNQRLRNSQQVA; from the coding sequence ATGTATTCTATTCGGCAAGAAGAGCTGTTTTCCTTTGAGGATTTGTTGCTGATGCGACCGGAAGATAAATACAGTCAGATCTTTGAACACTTAAATCTCGCTCCGGTCTTGCACGCGCTTGGAAAAAAGAACAACCGTGGGCGGCCGGAAGAACTAAACGTACCCGCGATGATCTACTCGCTGCTCATCGCAAAAATGGAGGGCATCGAGTTTGTATCCGCGTTGGTCCGGCGACTTCGATTCAGCGAGGAATTTCGGGTGCAGTGCCGGTTCACCGGTTCCAACCGCATCCCGAGCGAAGCCTCGTACTCCCGTTTGATTCATGTGCTTGAGCAAACGGGCATGCTCGAGGACCTTCAGGATACTCTGGTGCTGTCCGCCCTGGAGGAAGAGTTCGTTACGGGTATGCATCTCGCTTTGGATTCCTCTATCGTTGAGGCTTGGGATAGCCTATTTAGCGAAGCTGCATCCAAACGCCGCGCGGCCCGCCGTGCTAAAAAGCCAAGTGATGCTCCGGTGGCTCAGCAGCTGCAGCTAGAACTCACCGAGCCCGAGTCCGAGCCTGTGGACGAGCGGCCCAAAAAACCCGTCTACCCGCCTGGACGTCCTTCTGCTGAAGAAAAGGAACGTCGGCGCAAGGAACGGGAAGCTTATGAAGAGAGCCTAGGACCGTTTGAGAAAACCATTGAACAGATGCTGCCCTACACGTACGATGAATTGCTTGCAGCATTACCCCGGCATGCCGCGCGTTGTGACAAGAAAAATGCGAAAGGTAGACTTACCAGTTATTACGGGTTCAAGGCAAATCTGCTGGTCGATGCGGACTGTCAGTATATTCTTAGTGGCTTATGGAGTTCGGCGAATTTGAATGACCAGCGCATGGCGGTTATCCTTCTCAAAGGCCTGCTCCTGAAGTTTCCTAGGTTAAACGTAAAGCATGTCTTGGGAGACAAAGGGTACGACAGCGCAGCCATCTACCAGTTGATTCATTCGTTAGGCGCCTATCCTACGATTCCAATGATTCACCACAAAGAGCCGCCCAAGGGAATGAACTCGGACTACAATCCCGTATGCTCACAGGGGCATACCTACCGCTACGACAGTTTTGATGCCAAGTACGAAACGCTGAAGTATACCCAGCCGAGCCAGTGCAAAGACTGTCCACTTTCCGGTTCCGGCTGCCAAAAGGTGTTTAAAATCCGCATACAAACGGATTTACGCAAGCACACCTATCCCGCAAGAGGTAGCGAGAGCTTTACAGAGCTGTACAAGAAGCGTACGGCAGTGGAGCGAGTTTTTGCATATCTTAAAGAGTATTTTGGCATGAAACGTACGCGTCACCGCGGCGTCCGGGCAAGAGTTGATTTCCAGCTCAGTACACTAGCTTACAATCTCAGCAAGTTTGCGCTAGACAAGTTAAACCAGCGGTTACGCAACTCCCAGCAAGTGGCCTGA
- a CDS encoding FAD-dependent oxidoreductase yields MYEIAIIGAGPAGASAALFAAKAGKKTLLIDNDKGMTRRGWYENYYGIAEIGGPELVETGHKQAVKFGAELVADQAVNLTAKGEGFVIESESGAAYEAKHVILATGVMTDLAAKAGVETKDGTEPRIKTVVAVNAEGRTNIAGIWAAGTVAGVSVHAIITAGDGAKVAINIISELNGARYVDHDLLKA; encoded by the coding sequence ATGTATGAAATCGCCATCATTGGAGCCGGTCCTGCCGGTGCAAGCGCAGCCCTGTTCGCTGCCAAGGCGGGCAAAAAAACGCTGCTGATCGACAACGACAAAGGCATGACGCGCAGAGGATGGTACGAGAATTACTACGGGATTGCCGAAATCGGCGGACCGGAGCTTGTAGAGACCGGCCATAAGCAGGCTGTCAAGTTCGGAGCGGAACTAGTGGCAGACCAAGCAGTGAATCTTACTGCAAAGGGCGAAGGCTTCGTGATCGAGAGCGAAAGCGGAGCTGCCTATGAAGCTAAGCATGTGATTCTGGCAACGGGTGTGATGACCGATCTGGCCGCCAAAGCCGGAGTGGAAACAAAGGATGGCACAGAGCCAAGAATCAAGACGGTTGTAGCCGTAAATGCGGAAGGCAGAACCAACATCGCAGGCATCTGGGCAGCAGGAACGGTAGCTGGAGTAAGCGTACATGCGATTATCACTGCCGGAGACGGCGCAAAGGTTGCCATTAATATTATCAGCGAACTGAACGGTGCAAGATACGTGGATCATGACCTGTTGAAGGCTTAG
- a CDS encoding sensor histidine kinase, which yields MIARITGFFGSLPAPHSLRKQLLVISLLILSGLLLLIGVLQYVLMRDFIYSNRAESMETQIRSVPREIFSSPPAWGAGGIDASGMSSGEAGSPDTGSPGNRPPGNLRNTGRRPLLLDAHTTIAVYSADGGFKDFQEETLSDSPAPRLTDAEYNDLLKHTTDKANGGYRLMAAPDGSEHLAVFMNLGKPQEARMLLQMSVSTGPLKDVIMQQLLIFAALSVVALLAGLLLYLPALRKTLVPLSNMGEAAEIIDAGNLSERFPVHQGQTEIDKLSRSFNGMLERLEISFHNEREAKEQMRRFAADASHELRTPLTSIHGFLEVLLRGAADNREQLMGALTSMHGESKRINKLVEDLLLLARMDGAPQLNIKGMMLGEIIAEMQPQLLMLAGDRRVTFDISPGIRGMYDPDKLKQVILNLFQNAVQHTDAHKGTIHISLTARGTEAELAVQDNGSGIAAEHIPHVFERFYRSDSSRTRKYGGSGLGLSITKSIVDAHHGGIRVESRPGEGTTFRVTLPRSVE from the coding sequence ATGATTGCCCGCATCACAGGCTTTTTCGGCAGTCTGCCTGCCCCGCATTCCCTGCGCAAGCAGCTGCTGGTCATTTCTCTGCTGATTCTCTCCGGCCTGCTGCTGTTAATTGGTGTGCTCCAGTATGTACTCATGCGCGACTTCATTTACTCCAACCGGGCGGAGTCCATGGAAACCCAGATCCGTTCCGTTCCGCGCGAGATTTTTAGCAGCCCGCCGGCTTGGGGTGCCGGCGGCATCGATGCATCCGGGATGAGCAGCGGGGAAGCCGGCAGCCCGGATACGGGAAGCCCCGGAAATCGCCCCCCCGGCAATTTGCGGAACACCGGAAGAAGGCCCCTTTTGCTGGATGCCCATACGACTATAGCTGTATACAGCGCGGACGGGGGGTTTAAGGATTTCCAGGAAGAGACGCTGTCTGATTCTCCTGCTCCAAGATTAACCGATGCCGAATACAATGATCTGCTGAAGCACACCACGGACAAGGCGAATGGCGGCTACCGGCTCATGGCGGCACCGGACGGCAGTGAGCATCTGGCCGTATTCATGAATCTCGGCAAGCCGCAGGAGGCCAGAATGCTGCTGCAGATGAGTGTAAGCACGGGACCGCTGAAGGATGTGATCATGCAGCAGCTGCTGATTTTTGCTGCGCTGTCGGTGGTGGCCTTGCTGGCCGGACTGCTGCTGTATCTGCCTGCGCTGCGCAAAACGCTGGTTCCCCTCTCCAACATGGGGGAAGCTGCGGAGATCATCGATGCAGGCAATCTCAGCGAGCGGTTCCCCGTACACCAGGGGCAGACGGAGATCGACAAGCTGTCCCGCTCCTTTAATGGGATGCTGGAGCGGCTGGAGATTTCTTTTCATAATGAACGTGAAGCCAAGGAGCAGATGCGCCGTTTTGCAGCGGATGCCTCCCATGAGCTCAGGACTCCGCTGACCTCGATTCACGGCTTCCTGGAAGTGCTGCTGCGCGGAGCTGCTGATAACAGGGAACAGCTAATGGGCGCCTTGACCAGCATGCACGGGGAATCCAAACGGATCAACAAGCTGGTAGAGGATCTGCTCCTTCTGGCACGCATGGATGGAGCGCCGCAGCTGAATATCAAAGGCATGATGCTGGGAGAGATCATCGCCGAGATGCAGCCGCAGCTTCTCATGCTTGCCGGAGACCGCAGGGTTACCTTCGATATCTCGCCCGGCATCCGGGGGATGTACGATCCCGACAAGCTAAAGCAGGTGATTCTAAATCTATTCCAGAATGCGGTACAACATACCGATGCTCACAAGGGAACTATTCATATCAGCCTGACTGCCCGGGGCACGGAAGCTGAACTGGCGGTGCAGGACAATGGCTCCGGGATCGCGGCTGAGCACATTCCCCATGTGTTTGAACGGTTCTACCGCAGCGATTCTTCGCGCACGCGCAAATACGGCGGCTCGGGGCTCGGGCTGTCCATTACCAAATCCATTGTGGATGCCCATCACGGCGGTATCCGTGTCGAGAGCCGTCCCGGCGAAGGCACCACCTTCAGGGTTACTCTTCCCCGTTCAGTTGAGTAG
- a CDS encoding response regulator transcription factor: MKAAQGVKLLLVDDEPHILQFLELGLINEGFEVRTAPDGASAIAVAADFKPHVAILDVMMPGMDGFELCRYLRSEESELAVIMLTAKDEVDDRVKGLSIGADDYMVKPFSFDELLARIQARLRNQFPGLLGEVRCGPFRIDGRRKEIRHKDEVLELSPTEYELLQYLVINHGLVLSKPMILDKVWGYDFGGEENIVEVYIRSLREKLGDKDHRIIRTLRGAGYRVDLV; this comes from the coding sequence ATGAAGGCTGCCCAAGGTGTAAAACTGCTGCTCGTGGATGACGAGCCCCACATTCTCCAGTTCCTGGAGCTGGGCCTGATCAATGAGGGCTTTGAAGTAAGGACGGCGCCGGACGGGGCCAGCGCAATTGCCGTGGCTGCCGATTTCAAGCCCCATGTGGCCATTCTGGATGTGATGATGCCGGGAATGGACGGATTTGAGCTCTGCCGCTATCTCCGTTCGGAAGAATCGGAACTCGCCGTCATCATGCTTACAGCCAAGGATGAAGTGGATGACCGCGTTAAAGGTCTGTCCATCGGGGCTGACGACTATATGGTCAAGCCGTTCAGCTTCGATGAGCTGCTGGCCCGGATTCAGGCGCGTCTGCGCAACCAGTTCCCCGGACTGCTCGGCGAAGTGCGGTGCGGACCGTTCCGCATCGATGGCCGGCGCAAGGAAATCCGCCACAAGGACGAAGTGCTGGAGCTGTCCCCAACGGAATATGAGCTGCTGCAATACCTCGTCATCAATCATGGCCTGGTGCTGAGCAAGCCGATGATTCTGGACAAGGTCTGGGGCTATGACTTTGGCGGCGAGGAAAATATCGTTGAGGTCTATATCCGCTCCCTCCGCGAAAAGCTGGGCGATAAAGACCACCGGATCATACGCACGCTGCGCGGTGCCGGATACCGGGTGGATCTGGTATGA